The following DNA comes from Deinococcus betulae.
ATCCCATCGCACCTTGACCTGTTTACAATGGATTTAGAAATGTCTGGCGCTACGGCAAGGGAATTTAAAATACAGAAAGCCGTAAGAGAAATAGAGGATAATTACGATGTAATTGTTTGTGATTGTCCACCAAACCTTACTATACCTACTCAAAATGCTCTAGTTCTGTGTTCCAAGTATGTGGTTCCAGTGTCGCCTGACTACCTGTCAGGACTTGGAGTGGGATTGCTTCTGGGTCGTATAGCAGAGTTCAAAGACGATGCTCAGTTAAATATAGATTTAGCAGGAATAGTCATATCTAGGGTTGGTCGCCCTGCTCAACATCGTGAAGAAACCGTGGCTTCTCTGAGGGCTACTTTTGGTGGTGATATATTAACTAATCAAATATCCGAAAGAGTTGCGGTTAGTGAGTCGGCATCTAAAAGTAGATCAATCTATGATTCGAGTGATGCAACTGCCATAGCTGAATTCGAAGCTGTTTCTCTTGAATTAAGAGGAAAGCTGGGAATATGAAAACTCACGAGTTAGCAGATTCGTTGATGATTTTGGCTCGGATTCTTAAGTCCTCACCTAGCGTTGAGGTTTCTGACACTATGCCAATTGAATTGACTCGTCAGGAACAATATGTTGCTCCTGATTTGTCTATCAATCTTCATTCTCTGGCTATGCTATCTAAAGTTGACAAGAAACAGTGGATTCAGCTAATAAGTGAAAACAAATATCCCATAGAGGTCCGTCCACGTGACGCCTCAAGAGATATACTCGGTAAACTGTTACGATATTTGGATGAAAACCCGGATGCAATAGAAAAGCTAAGAGTGAACATTGACCAAAAAGGGTCACGGACTTCCGAAGCACTTGATAGAGCGTTACGGCTACTGTTGCCTGAGAAGAATAGATGACGATCTTTGCAGCAGAGGTGGAAGCAAATTTTCTTGCTTTTGATGCTACTTGGTTTAATGATTTGCCTATTTCATTTGGCGCACTTTCGGCGCAATCTCCAATTTATTTAGAGAGCTATAAAAGAATAACATCGTTACAGGGATGGCAAACTGTCCTTGAGAGTAAAATCTCTTCAGGCAGCTTCGCGTATTTCGTCGAAGCCCATAATGATGCCTTGATGTCTCATGTGCTGGCTCGAGTTGGATCCTGGCGTCTTGCTTTAAAGTCATTACGCAGTTTGATGGAGAATACGCTGAAGTGCTTATATTATAAAGATCATCCAGTAGAACTCGAGCTGTCACATATTGATAAACATAAAATTGGTTTTTCTGAGATGATGGTGTATTTTGAAGCACATCCTTTAATTCGGGGGATTGATGATTCTCTCGTTGGTATTCCGACTATAAAATCGGAATACGCAACTTTATCTAAAGCAGTTCATGGATCTGCTATTTCATTTCGTATGACTGGTGCGGCAGCAATACCTCAATTCTGGAAACCTGACGTCGCGGATTTGGGGCGATGGAGCACAAGAGAGCGTTTGACCATTCATAGTTTAAATTTGATCATGATCTCACTTATGAAAGACGAGATTAATGGAGCGAAAGCAGTCAATGCTCGTAAAGCTATTTCGCTTGGTGCGCCTGCCGCGAAATTTGCTGATATCAAAGTTAAACATGGTGTATCCCTGAGAGTTTAATAGAGAGTTTGATCATTATTGAATTTTGACACACGCATCCTATCAAATGAACAGCGGTGCGCCTATATTCAAAGCGCACCGCTGTTCATTGTCTTTACGCCTGGGCTGCGCTGGGGGGGCCGGAGGTGTCGAGATGTGCGAGCATCTGGGCGGCTCATGAAGTGCAGAGTCAGGCCCTCAAAGGTGGCGGCAGCGTCACTGACGGCCCAGCTTGCCCCCTGTAGGCCAGTGCAAGCCCCTATGACAGCCCCGCGCTCGCGGGCGTCGAGTTGCTGCAAGATATGCACGGCAGCCTGAGGGTCACCGTCGAGAGCGTCGAGAACCTCAGCGGTAGTGGCCTGCAGAACTTCACGCCTGAACTCTGCCGCCCACACGCTAACCACGCAGAACGCAGGCACGGGGCGCGGCTCGATTCGGTGCACCTCTGCGGCGATCATGCCTCCATAAAGCAGAGTGTCTTTGTAGTGAGCGAGCACTGAGCCCCGCTGGGCTGAGTTGAGCGCCTGTACCACGCCCCCAGCTGACGCGGTGCGGCTGGCCTGAGGCCCGCTGAGAGTGGGCACCGCTGCCGGGGGGTAAGCATGTCGAGGGCCTGCAGGCGGGCGTGAAGGTGTTGCACCTGGGCGGTGATGGTGTGGGTGAGCGGGTCATGCTGGGTGTGTTCGGTCATGACTGCCCCTCAAAGCTAGTGAGAAGG
Coding sequences within:
- a CDS encoding ParA family protein; its protein translation is MAVAVAVVNLKGGVGKTAISVNFAAYCGINGLRTLLIDLDPQTNATLSCIDVATWQNHATNKGTVADLFGLRKLASAQGRSKIASEVVMKSVFPLVDLIPSHLDLFTMDLEMSGATAREFKIQKAVREIEDNYDVIVCDCPPNLTIPTQNALVLCSKYVVPVSPDYLSGLGVGLLLGRIAEFKDDAQLNIDLAGIVISRVGRPAQHREETVASLRATFGGDILTNQISERVAVSESASKSRSIYDSSDATAIAEFEAVSLELRGKLGI